The sequence below is a genomic window from Pleurocapsa sp. PCC 7327.
GCAGATTTTCTCGATCTGACATAAGATCGCCAAGAGGAAATTCAATTGTTTCCAAACTACCACGAAAAAACGCGCTCTATTGGTTAGACGAATCCAAGCTCAACTGCACTCGGTTTGATAAACTTCCTCTGCAACTCGTTTGAGTCGTTTTAATTGAGCTTTCATATCGTTTTTTGTCCAATTGGCAGCAAAGCGATCGAATCCCCAACCGATCAGCGGATTGGGAATCTCGAATTCAAAGCGATTGATGAGTTGCGTTCCTTTGGGGTTGGGTTGGCATTCCCAGCGATCGCGTCCTTTAAAAAAACCATCAAATTCCCATACGATTAATCCTGGTTCTCGTTCGACTACTACGCTTTTTAAGGTAGGTTCGATAACAGGAATTTTAATAATAAATCGACTTCGACTTCCTATCTTGGTACTCCATTCGCCAACGGGTTGGCAACGCAAAACTGGATTTAACCAGCGATGCATCAGATCGAGATCGGTAATGCAACGCTCGACAATTGTTGAACTGGCATTAATTTGAACTGATTGTTCAAAAACTGTCTTTTCCATCAGAGCTAACGTGCAAGCTTCTAATACATTAATCCAAACTTGCCTGACTTTCTAAGCAACCACTTGGCGATCGCTACTCAAAAGCTTGCTTTCAATGAAATTATTCGCTTTCATAATTTCATCGAGATAAATATTCGTTTCTAACAAACAAGCATGACCGCTGTCAGGCAGGATGACCGTTTGAGCGTTAGGCAGAAAACTGTCTAATCGTTTCGCTTCTTCCATTGACGGCAGTACCCGATCGCCAGTACTGGCAATCAGTAACGTAGGTTGAGCGATGCGGCGCAAATCGTTGTCGGCAACCGCGAAATTCTTCAGTAGCGACAATCGCCATGATACAACATGGGGCGGTATGGAATTCATTGCTCTCAGTAAAGCCATGCGATCGCCTGACGACATTCTCTCTAAAGAAGCCAAAAAAGGCAACAACGCCAAGGCTGACACTGGATGTAGAAAGTCCGGCATCCAGTGAGTAATTTGAATTCCCCAACTCAAGCACGGTCGTCGATTGAAAGAAGAGGACGGATTGACCAAAATGAGGCGATCGAACAGCTTCGGTGCTTCTAAAACCAATTTCAGTGCCAAACATCCCCCGAAAGATTCGCCGCACAGATAAATGGGATGAGGGGAGGCATGAGATTTTCCATTTCCATCCCCCCATCTTCTTGTCTCCCCGTCTCTTTGTCTCTTAAGAAGTTCGTTTTTGATAAGAGCGACGGTTTTCTTAGCAAGACTATCCCAGTCGTTCATATCGTCTGGGGGAATAGCCAAACACCGAATATCAAAAAACTTGGCTAATCGATCGGCTTGTCGTTGATAGAGTTGACCCGTCCCATCCATTCCAGGCAGAAAGATAAACAGGGGCAACTCTGGCTGGATGGGGGTTGGAGCAATAAAACTCAGACGACTGGTGATTTCTGACATTTAACTAGATTCGGTTTGCAACAGTTGGGCGATTTCTTGGCGACAGTAATCGGTTAATTCGGTAACTACCTGTTTGGCGCTTCCTCCCTGATACTGTTGGCGGTGCCGTGCGGTAATCCAATAAGGACGACCGATTAATACATTAGCATGGCGATAGACTAACACTGGATGCCATCCTGCGCCATTGAATAGGGGTTCTGAGGGATCGAAAAGCCGCAGCAACCGCACGGGAAAGATTAAAGCGATGTTTTCGGCTTCCGACGCGATCGCGACGGGCAGTACCGCTAAGTCGGGAACCGATGCTCTGAGGGCTAAATGAGCAAATCCTCGCTGAAACTTCCTCATTTCCCTGGGTTGGGTTAACTGGATCATCGGCGAAGCCCCTTCGGGAAAGATTCCCACCCATTGCCGAGATTGCAATAGTCTAGTGGCTCGCTCGAAAAATTGTCTCCCGCGTTTTTTCGGTTCATCTAAGGGGATGCAGCCTAGTAGGTCGATCGCTTCTTTTAAGATTGGTGTTTGACCCATATAGCGATGGCAGGCAACGCGAACTGGTCGTCTGAGCGCTTGAATTAAAATCGGGGCGTCCATAAAACTGCGATGATTGCTCACAACCACCACTGCGCTAGCCTCTTGGGGAATCCGGTCTTCATGATAAACAAACATCCGCATTCCCATCGCCCCCAAGAGCGATTGAGAAACCGGAAGAGAAGTCTTAGTTAAGTCGTAGGACATAAGCAAAAGAGGCTGTGTAAAATAAAAGATAAAAGGCACGGTCAGCCGCGATCGCGAGTGAAAACTTTACCTAGGCTCTTTGACTCAGCTCGAACGAATTGCTCTGCTTGCTAAGGTTAGAAGCCTCTCTAGCTTCGATTCCTTTCATGACTGTCACAGTCAACCCGCTTCTATCCTCAAACATTTCGTTCGGTAATGCATCAGCTTTGAGGCATAACCCAATTGGTTGGATCGATCTCAAACTGCTTAATATTACTTTACCTCAAGTCGAGTTCGTACTATACTGGAGTGATTTAATAGTTTTTACTAAAAATTAATTCATCCTCATTCCGTATTTTCCCATAGGCGAAAAGCTTAACAATGTTTTTATCGATACAAGCAAAGGAGCTAGATTAAGACAGATATAAGGTCAACAAAATAGCAACTAAAATAAGAAATTGGAGCTTTGCGCCAGAGCCACTAAAAGAGCATTGGCGCTTGTTATTCTTTTTAGATAAGTTATATAAGATTACATGAGTCCAGATAAGACAAGTAACCGTAAATTTGCCCTAACAACACCGCTATATTACGTAAACGATATTCCCCATGTAGGGAGTGCCTACCCGACCATGGCGGCAGACGCGATCGCGCGTTTTAAACGTCTCCAGGGAAATTCCGTGCTTTTTATTACAGGAACCGACGAACACGGACAAAAAATTCAACGAAAAGCTCAAGAGAAAGGATTAGCACCTCAAGAATACTGCGACCAAATCGTACCGAGTTTCGAGGCACTTTGGCACAAACTCAATATTCGCTACGATCGCTTCAGTCGTACCACATCAGAACGCCATCGCGCGATCGTCAACGAATTCTTTGGGCGAGTCTGGGATCGCGGCGATATTTACCTGGCGCGGCAACAGGGATGGTATTGCGTTGCCTGTGAAGAATTTAAAGAAAAAAGGGAATTATTAGAAGGGGGCGAATGCGCCATCCATACTAACTTGAAAGCTGAATGGCGAGATGAAGAAAATTATTTTTTTCGACTCTCAAATTACCAACAGCAGTTAGAAAGACATTATGAAGACAACCCCGATTTTATCCAACCTGAGAGCCGTCGCAATGAGGTTCTAAATTTTGTCAGACAGGGACTGCAAGACTTTTCTATTTCTCGGATTAATATGGATTGGGGATTTCCAGTC
It includes:
- a CDS encoding 1-acyl-sn-glycerol-3-phosphate acyltransferase, with product MSYDLTKTSLPVSQSLLGAMGMRMFVYHEDRIPQEASAVVVVSNHRSFMDAPILIQALRRPVRVACHRYMGQTPILKEAIDLLGCIPLDEPKKRGRQFFERATRLLQSRQWVGIFPEGASPMIQLTQPREMRKFQRGFAHLALRASVPDLAVLPVAIASEAENIALIFPVRLLRLFDPSEPLFNGAGWHPVLVYRHANVLIGRPYWITARHRQQYQGGSAKQVVTELTDYCRQEIAQLLQTESS
- a CDS encoding SRPBCC family protein — translated: MEKTVFEQSVQINASSTIVERCITDLDLMHRWLNPVLRCQPVGEWSTKIGSRSRFIIKIPVIEPTLKSVVVEREPGLIVWEFDGFFKGRDRWECQPNPKGTQLINRFEFEIPNPLIGWGFDRFAANWTKNDMKAQLKRLKRVAEEVYQTECS
- a CDS encoding alpha/beta fold hydrolase; amino-acid sequence: MSEITSRLSFIAPTPIQPELPLFIFLPGMDGTGQLYQRQADRLAKFFDIRCLAIPPDDMNDWDSLAKKTVALIKNELLKRQRDGETRRWGDGNGKSHASPHPIYLCGESFGGCLALKLVLEAPKLFDRLILVNPSSSFNRRPCLSWGIQITHWMPDFLHPVSALALLPFLASLERMSSGDRMALLRAMNSIPPHVVSWRLSLLKNFAVADNDLRRIAQPTLLIASTGDRVLPSMEEAKRLDSFLPNAQTVILPDSGHACLLETNIYLDEIMKANNFIESKLLSSDRQVVA